In Desulfolucanica intricata, the following are encoded in one genomic region:
- a CDS encoding phosphoadenosine phosphosulfate reductase domain-containing protein → MADKGNNKNKKERHILALSGGKDSAALAVYLRDKYPDLKLEYVFTDSGCELPETYEFLKRIRAVLNIEIKIIKSERNFDWWLKYYKGVLPSPQQRWCTRDLKLKPFESYIGNDTTYSYVAIRADEKNREGYVAKQGRSIIPIHPFVEDGITLKDVLDILEKSKLGTPDYYGWRKRSGCYFCFYQSDSEWKALKKYHPDLFHKARQYEENHSDGRTYTWRGKKGGKPLFLRELDDFTISEEKPCFEESNHKTLLQVCKDINIEFLDSNSFLK, encoded by the coding sequence ATGGCTGATAAGGGAAATAATAAAAATAAAAAGGAACGTCATATCTTAGCCCTTTCGGGTGGAAAAGATAGCGCAGCTTTAGCAGTTTATTTACGAGATAAGTATCCAGATCTTAAATTGGAGTATGTTTTTACTGATAGTGGTTGTGAGTTGCCGGAGACCTACGAATTTTTAAAAAGAATTAGAGCTGTTCTTAATATAGAAATTAAGATTATAAAATCTGAGAGGAATTTTGATTGGTGGCTAAAGTACTATAAAGGAGTTTTACCATCCCCCCAACAAAGATGGTGTACTCGTGATTTAAAATTAAAGCCATTTGAATCTTATATAGGCAATGATACAACATACAGCTATGTTGCTATTAGGGCTGATGAGAAAAATAGGGAAGGTTATGTGGCTAAACAGGGAAGAAGTATAATTCCCATACATCCTTTTGTGGAAGATGGAATAACGCTTAAAGACGTATTGGATATTTTGGAAAAGAGTAAATTGGGAACGCCTGATTATTATGGATGGCGTAAGAGGTCAGGTTGTTATTTTTGTTTTTATCAATCTGATAGCGAATGGAAAGCATTAAAAAAATACCATCCTGATTTATTCCATAAGGCACGCCAGTATGAAGAAAACCATTCCGATGGAAGAACTTACACTTGGAGGGGGAAAAAAGGGGGAAAACCATTATTTTTAAGGGAGTTGGATGATTTTACAATATCAGAGGAAAAACCTTGCTTTGAGGAAAGTAACCATAAAACACTGTTGCAAGTGTGTAAGGATATAAATATTGAGTTTCTTGATAGTAATAGTTTTCTAAAATAG
- a CDS encoding DUF4007 family protein, whose amino-acid sequence MFNNFSSYDRYILEGSLGRHETFTPRYGWLKKGYEAIINKRDKEDNVFKASDAIERLGVGKNMVSSIRYWMLAFKLIESNNGTIQTTELADKLLNEEEGWDPYLEDVASLWLLHWQLFVPPLESVNWSFAFNNCNLWSFDINLMSRVIRYAAKKYEPLASKSDNTFQRDASCIIRMYSEDPTGKDSEINCPFTQLGIIQKAEEKNFYCFNTSEKQNLPALIFAAACFSYIDHYLSQTPKTVSIHKLTYDFNCPGVAFKVSESVVGSYLEAAAKKLQGFSIGDGPEGPQLYFDDDWNARTLYWNALKKYYEE is encoded by the coding sequence ATGTTTAACAATTTTTCAAGCTATGATCGTTATATATTGGAAGGGAGCCTGGGAAGGCATGAAACCTTCACCCCCAGATACGGGTGGTTAAAAAAGGGTTACGAAGCTATTATAAACAAAAGGGATAAAGAGGATAACGTTTTTAAAGCCTCAGACGCAATAGAGAGACTGGGTGTTGGCAAAAACATGGTCAGTTCCATCCGTTACTGGATGCTGGCATTTAAATTAATTGAGTCTAACAATGGAACCATACAGACTACGGAACTGGCCGACAAGCTTTTGAATGAAGAAGAAGGTTGGGATCCATATCTGGAAGATGTAGCTTCCCTGTGGTTGTTACACTGGCAACTGTTTGTCCCGCCATTGGAATCGGTCAACTGGTCATTTGCCTTTAATAATTGCAATCTTTGGAGCTTTGATATCAACTTAATGAGCAGGGTAATACGTTATGCCGCAAAGAAATATGAACCATTAGCATCAAAATCCGATAATACATTTCAAAGGGACGCATCCTGTATTATTCGCATGTATTCCGAGGATCCAACAGGTAAAGATTCAGAGATAAATTGTCCATTTACGCAACTTGGTATTATCCAAAAAGCAGAAGAAAAGAATTTTTATTGCTTTAATACTTCGGAAAAACAAAACCTTCCTGCTTTGATCTTTGCAGCTGCCTGTTTTTCATACATCGATCATTATTTATCGCAAACCCCCAAAACTGTGTCCATTCATAAGCTTACATACGATTTCAACTGTCCAGGTGTTGCTTTTAAGGTGTCGGAAAGTGTGGTAGGGTCATACTTGGAAGCAGCAGCAAAAAAACTCCAGGGATTCAGTATTGGAGACGGTCCGGAAGGCCCACAATTATATTTCGATGATGATTGGAATGCTCGAACACTTTATTGGAATGCCCTGAAGAAATACTATGAGGAGTAG
- a CDS encoding M23 family metallopeptidase, translating to MGFVGSTGNSTGPHLHFGVYVNGVAIDPDEWLRHQDWKSCISQFAIYFGDRLETELAI from the coding sequence ATCGGTTTTGTCGGTTCTACAGGTAATTCTACCGGTCCTCATCTGCATTTTGGTGTTTATGTTAATGGTGTTGCTATTGATCCTGATGAGTGGTTAAGGCATCAAGACTGGAAGAGCTGCATCTCACAGTTTGCCATATATTTTGGGGATAGATTGGAAACTGAGTTGGCCATCTAG
- a CDS encoding HepT-like ribonuclease domain-containing protein, with product MPRDYKAYLSDIIGAVNKIERYTNNLSFQDFLQNELVQDGVVRNLEIIGEAVKKIPDHIKRKKPDIEWKKIAGLRDILIHDYFGIDVVIVWDIIKNKIPVLKKNILNLYTIISSDD from the coding sequence ATGCCCAGGGACTATAAGGCATATCTTAGCGATATAATTGGCGCGGTTAATAAAATTGAGCGTTACACAAACAACCTGTCATTTCAAGATTTCCTGCAAAATGAACTGGTCCAGGATGGTGTAGTCAGGAATCTGGAAATTATCGGTGAGGCGGTCAAGAAAATTCCCGACCATATCAAAAGGAAAAAGCCTGATATTGAATGGAAAAAGATAGCGGGCCTTAGAGATATTTTAATTCATGACTATTTCGGAATAGACGTGGTTATTGTTTGGGATATCATTAAAAATAAAATCCCGGTACTTAAGAAAAATATATTAAATCTTTATACCATTATAAGCTCGGATGATTAA
- a CDS encoding nucleotidyltransferase family protein, whose product MDNENPILAKIETNMMKIKRFGVKKIGLFGSFARGEQTSTSDIDIVVEFYQDQKTFDNYMDLKFYLEDLFGRKVDLVIAEAIKPDLKPSITGSVRYAQGL is encoded by the coding sequence ATGGATAATGAAAATCCAATACTGGCGAAAATCGAAACAAATATGATGAAAATTAAGCGTTTTGGAGTAAAAAAAATAGGGCTGTTTGGGTCATTTGCCCGGGGAGAGCAAACCAGTACAAGTGACATAGATATAGTGGTAGAATTTTATCAAGACCAGAAAACGTTTGATAACTACATGGATTTAAAATTTTATCTTGAGGATTTATTTGGCCGTAAAGTGGACTTAGTAATTGCTGAAGCTATTAAGCCCGATTTAAAGCCCAGCATTACGGGGAGTGTGCGGTATGCCCAGGGACTATAA
- a CDS encoding ArsR/SmtB family transcription factor, translating into MDQVGMNNIDQVARLFKILSDANRLKIIFIIGKNERSVSELINETGLSQTLVSFHLKVLRDSEMMDTERKGPFIYYRLKNTGLVDLLYAFNQYAVNRKEEMETGMLWPCPPWFVKKH; encoded by the coding sequence ATGGACCAGGTGGGAATGAATAATATTGACCAGGTTGCCAGGCTATTTAAAATACTTAGTGATGCTAATAGATTAAAAATCATTTTCATAATTGGAAAAAACGAACGTTCGGTGTCAGAACTGATTAATGAGACCGGGCTTTCACAAACATTAGTTTCCTTTCATTTGAAAGTACTGCGTGATTCGGAAATGATGGACACCGAGCGAAAAGGCCCTTTTATATATTATCGTCTAAAAAACACCGGCCTTGTCGACCTGCTTTACGCTTTTAATCAATATGCAGTCAATAGAAAGGAAGAAATGGAAACCGGGATGCTCTGGCCCTGTCCACCCTGGTTTGTTAAAAAACACTAG
- a CDS encoding (Fe-S)-binding protein, translated as MFLRDIDIEYIQPCIVVPNRIRFKARLTDDITEVMPYLNSIIKNAVYNHEGQLLTFTKEQRLLTLYPLELTVAKALSSTDAYELTDWVKNLINDTYANKDKIKPMYEKRAKPTPLEIYGWLPKKSGCRLCGEPTCLAFAAKLILGEKQLKDCPPIWEPGKEDLLEPLQGIMEALGV; from the coding sequence TTGTTTTTAAGGGACATTGATATTGAATATATTCAGCCCTGCATTGTGGTGCCGAACAGAATCAGGTTCAAGGCCAGGCTGACCGATGATATTACGGAAGTAATGCCCTACCTTAATAGTATAATTAAAAATGCTGTGTACAACCACGAAGGCCAACTTTTAACTTTTACCAAAGAACAGCGCTTGCTCACCCTTTATCCCCTGGAGTTAACCGTGGCTAAAGCGCTCAGCAGCACAGACGCTTACGAGCTGACCGACTGGGTAAAAAACTTGATTAATGACACTTACGCCAATAAGGACAAAATTAAACCCATGTACGAGAAAAGGGCCAAACCCACACCGTTGGAGATATACGGCTGGCTGCCCAAAAAGTCAGGCTGCCGGTTATGCGGCGAGCCCACCTGTCTGGCTTTTGCCGCTAAGCTGATACTGGGGGAAAAACAATTAAAGGACTGCCCGCCGATTTGGGAGCCGGGAAAAGAAGACCTGCTGGAGCCACTGCAGGGGATCATGGAAGCGCTGGGGGTTTAA
- a CDS encoding aminotransferase class V-fold PLP-dependent enzyme, whose product MYRAVDNFLRNIGASSGRGAYRKALQADKIAFQTRKSLARLFNIQDASRIVFTANVTESLNLAMQGILKSGDHVVTTSMEHNAVWRCLKHLEKEKGITITAVPCSPEGYLKVEKLAAALRPDTALIVLLHASNVTGTIMPVEQVGQLARQKNIPLLVDAAQTAGVYPIDMAAMHIDLLAFTGHKGLLGPTGTGGLYINEKYAINPFKFGGTGGDSIREDQPDTPPDRFEAGTLNLAGIAGLGAGVDYILNESIDKIRRHEMELTGYALDKLRDLASVTIYGPLDATKQVGVISFNLPGLKPEQVAYLLDTKYDIMVRAGLHCAPLAHRTTGTIDRGTVRVGIGVFNTARDIDDLILALKEIMRFSPFTR is encoded by the coding sequence GTGTACCGGGCCGTGGACAACTTCCTGCGCAACATCGGGGCCAGCTCTGGGCGGGGGGCCTACCGCAAGGCGCTGCAGGCCGATAAAATAGCCTTTCAGACCCGCAAGTCCCTGGCCAGGTTATTCAATATTCAAGATGCGTCCCGCATTGTATTTACCGCCAACGTGACCGAGTCGCTGAACCTGGCTATGCAGGGCATCTTAAAAAGCGGCGACCATGTGGTCACCACCAGCATGGAGCATAATGCGGTATGGCGCTGCCTGAAACACTTGGAAAAAGAAAAGGGCATAACCATTACAGCCGTGCCTTGCTCCCCCGAGGGTTACCTAAAAGTGGAGAAACTTGCCGCCGCCTTGCGTCCGGACACGGCGCTGATCGTGCTTTTGCATGCTTCCAACGTTACGGGCACCATTATGCCCGTTGAGCAAGTTGGGCAACTGGCCCGGCAAAAGAATATACCACTATTGGTTGACGCAGCGCAAACGGCGGGCGTTTATCCCATTGACATGGCAGCGATGCATATTGACCTCCTAGCTTTTACCGGGCATAAGGGACTGCTGGGGCCTACCGGTACCGGGGGGTTATATATTAATGAAAAATATGCTATTAACCCGTTCAAGTTCGGCGGCACGGGCGGTGATTCCATCAGGGAGGACCAGCCGGACACCCCGCCCGACCGCTTCGAGGCCGGAACTTTAAACCTGGCTGGCATAGCCGGGCTGGGCGCGGGCGTGGATTATATATTAAATGAAAGTATCGATAAGATTAGGCGGCATGAAATGGAATTAACCGGCTATGCTCTGGATAAACTTCGCGACCTCGCCAGCGTAACAATCTACGGCCCCCTGGACGCAACTAAACAAGTGGGGGTTATTTCTTTTAATTTGCCGGGTCTAAAACCGGAGCAGGTGGCTTACCTGCTGGACACTAAATATGACATTATGGTCCGGGCGGGGCTGCATTGTGCTCCCCTGGCGCACCGGACCACCGGCACCATTGACCGGGGTACGGTACGGGTGGGCATTGGCGTTTTCAACACCGCCCGGGATATCGACGATTTAATTCTGGCCTTAAAGGAGATCATGCGCTTTAGCCCATTTACCAGGTAA
- a CDS encoding ArsR/SmtB family transcription factor, with translation MNLNNYVKIFKALGEPTRLKILKLLSIRPMFVCELESVLHMSQPRISQHLRTMKEAGLVTEKKDAQRTFYSLQIDYLDESFNNLITFFHADLADLPQFKEEHLRLKQLDSDADVSACKEGKMQVLNWRREA, from the coding sequence ATGAACTTAAATAATTATGTGAAGATCTTTAAAGCTCTGGGCGAGCCCACCAGGTTAAAAATACTAAAACTATTATCTATTCGACCCATGTTCGTCTGTGAGCTGGAGTCGGTGCTGCACATGAGCCAGCCGAGAATATCCCAGCATCTGCGGACCATGAAGGAAGCAGGATTGGTTACTGAAAAAAAAGACGCCCAACGCACCTTTTACAGCCTGCAAATCGATTACCTTGATGAATCTTTTAATAATTTAATCACCTTTTTCCACGCCGACCTGGCCGACCTGCCGCAATTTAAAGAAGAACATTTAAGGCTAAAGCAGCTGGACAGCGATGCGGATGTATCCGCTTGTAAAGAAGGGAAAATGCAAGTCTTAAATTGGCGACGAGAGGCTTAA
- a CDS encoding TlpA family protein disulfide reductase — MGKRSVLVLLLVVLLVGGVALARPLVSGEQNGDLAASSSSSANPAPARDTLDSLLTGALNGKKPAVLVFTYDADCCPSTREFFDQHKQAVQTLERKYKNYINFVWIDIAFYQETEREALMKLAQKYAVASIPAVVLIGKDGKAVPPIVGELDPAELDKQLQGLVSDS; from the coding sequence ATGGGTAAAAGAAGTGTGCTTGTTTTACTGCTGGTAGTTTTACTGGTGGGTGGCGTCGCCTTGGCTCGTCCTTTGGTCAGCGGTGAGCAAAATGGCGATCTGGCAGCTTCAAGTTCATCTTCAGCAAACCCGGCACCGGCCCGGGATACTCTGGACAGTTTGCTGACCGGTGCCTTAAATGGGAAAAAGCCGGCGGTGCTGGTTTTTACATATGATGCTGATTGCTGCCCTTCCACCAGGGAGTTTTTTGATCAGCACAAACAGGCTGTCCAAACATTAGAACGCAAATATAAAAATTATATCAATTTTGTCTGGATTGACATTGCCTTTTACCAGGAAACCGAGCGCGAGGCGTTAATGAAACTGGCCCAAAAATACGCGGTTGCCTCTATCCCCGCGGTGGTTCTGATAGGTAAGGATGGTAAAGCTGTTCCACCCATTGTGGGTGAGCTGGACCCTGCCGAGTTGGATAAACAGCTGCAAGGTCTGGTGAGCGATTCATGA
- a CDS encoding cytochrome c biogenesis CcdA family protein, whose product MINLPADSITPLAGILVFAGGLASGLSPCTLPTAVFVVGYVGGYAEKSKLRGFVLALAFVLGLSLTLAAMGAAAALAGSLFLESDVLWYVLSLVLLLMGFNLLGLFKLPDLPGLNLKATGTRGFLGAFLLGIPFAFAASPCTTPVTAGVLAYAAGKGSAFYGFILLFVYALGRSLPLLVVGTFTGLVKKVDRLQVWSAILQRISGGILLLLGLWFLWDKILH is encoded by the coding sequence ATGATTAACTTGCCCGCCGACTCCATTACTCCTTTGGCCGGCATACTGGTTTTTGCCGGAGGACTAGCCAGCGGGCTCAGTCCCTGTACGCTGCCCACAGCGGTTTTTGTGGTGGGCTATGTGGGCGGTTACGCTGAAAAATCAAAGCTGCGCGGGTTTGTCCTGGCGCTGGCCTTTGTGTTGGGTTTATCCCTCACCCTGGCCGCTATGGGCGCGGCAGCCGCCCTGGCCGGCAGCTTATTTCTGGAAAGTGATGTTTTATGGTATGTACTGTCCTTGGTTCTGCTGCTCATGGGTTTTAACCTGTTGGGTTTATTTAAGCTGCCTGATTTACCCGGACTTAACCTGAAGGCCACAGGGACCAGAGGCTTTTTAGGGGCGTTTTTACTGGGCATCCCCTTTGCCTTTGCCGCTTCGCCCTGCACCACGCCGGTCACAGCCGGTGTTTTGGCCTATGCAGCCGGTAAGGGCAGCGCGTTTTACGGGTTTATACTGTTATTTGTCTATGCTTTGGGGCGCAGCTTGCCCCTGCTGGTTGTCGGCACTTTTACGGGACTGGTTAAAAAAGTAGACCGGCTGCAAGTTTGGAGCGCTATTTTGCAGAGGATCAGCGGCGGGATATTGCTGCTGCTGGGCCTGTGGTTTTTATGGGATAAAATACTACATTAA
- a CDS encoding thioredoxin family protein: MDIKVLGPGCKKCKELEKAVHKAVEEIGLDAAVEKVEEMDKITAYNVLMTPGLVINGKVKVFGRVPKHKDIIRYIQEEM; this comes from the coding sequence GTGGACATTAAAGTGCTGGGTCCGGGCTGCAAAAAATGCAAAGAGCTGGAAAAGGCAGTGCATAAGGCCGTGGAGGAGATCGGCCTGGACGCTGCGGTGGAAAAAGTAGAAGAAATGGACAAAATCACCGCGTACAACGTGCTGATGACACCCGGACTGGTGATTAACGGCAAGGTAAAAGTGTTTGGGCGGGTACCCAAACACAAGGATATCATCCGTTATATCCAGGAAGAAATGTAA
- a CDS encoding putative zinc-binding protein: MAENCTCSCSCDASEIIILPCSGASNVGQIANQAGVELTKAVVGKMFCLAGIGGHVESFVESAKGAKRIVAIDGCPVQCAKKTLEHAGVTITDYVVVTEEGIKKDHNFNLAAEDINKICARIRASLGIS, translated from the coding sequence ATGGCTGAAAATTGCACTTGCAGTTGTAGTTGCGATGCTTCCGAAATAATTATTCTACCCTGTTCGGGAGCGTCCAACGTGGGGCAAATTGCCAACCAGGCGGGCGTGGAATTAACCAAAGCAGTAGTAGGCAAAATGTTTTGTCTGGCCGGCATCGGTGGGCACGTGGAAAGTTTTGTGGAATCGGCCAAAGGGGCTAAAAGAATAGTGGCCATTGACGGCTGCCCCGTGCAGTGCGCCAAAAAGACCCTGGAACATGCTGGAGTGACCATCACTGACTATGTGGTGGTGACCGAAGAGGGCATCAAGAAAGACCACAATTTTAACCTGGCCGCGGAAGATATCAATAAAATCTGCGCTAGAATTCGTGCTTCATTGGGTATCAGTTAG
- a CDS encoding permease has translation MTFMAILQSGINELLEYLSAHVLTCLVPAFFIAGGIAAVVSTGAVLKYFGPRAPKHLSYGVASVSGAILAVCSCTVLPLFAGIHKKGAGLGPAVTFLFSGPAINILAITLTARKMGWELGLARAIGAVVFSIVIGLLMAFIFRKEEATSDDDGGMFEGEEGKPIGHLLAFFGTLVAILLFGTATIPFWSKIAIIFALLSFLSVVLTQWYDGDEVKEWLAETWKFVKLIFPILLAGVFVAGVLKAVIPQHWIEVSVGGNSLSANLLASVFGALMYFSTLTEVPIVKAFLDMGMGKGPALALLLAGPSLSLPNMLVVRNVMGTKRTIVYVLIVVVLATVTGMVFGSITG, from the coding sequence ATGACCTTTATGGCGATATTACAAAGCGGTATTAACGAGCTTTTGGAATACCTGTCGGCGCACGTGCTCACCTGCCTGGTGCCGGCCTTCTTCATTGCCGGCGGGATTGCGGCGGTGGTTTCCACCGGGGCGGTTTTAAAATACTTTGGACCCCGGGCACCAAAGCACTTATCTTACGGCGTTGCCTCGGTATCCGGTGCCATCCTGGCTGTGTGCTCCTGTACCGTGCTGCCCTTGTTTGCGGGTATCCATAAAAAGGGCGCGGGTCTGGGCCCTGCGGTCACGTTTCTGTTCTCCGGCCCGGCTATCAATATACTGGCTATAACGCTTACCGCTCGGAAGATGGGCTGGGAGTTGGGCCTGGCCCGGGCCATCGGCGCGGTGGTGTTTTCCATAGTCATCGGCCTTTTGATGGCCTTTATTTTCAGGAAAGAAGAAGCCACCAGTGATGATGACGGCGGTATGTTTGAGGGCGAGGAGGGTAAACCTATTGGCCATCTGCTAGCCTTTTTCGGCACCCTGGTAGCTATCTTATTATTTGGCACGGCAACTATTCCTTTCTGGAGCAAGATTGCCATTATCTTCGCGCTGCTAAGTTTTCTGTCCGTGGTGCTCACCCAGTGGTACGACGGGGATGAAGTAAAGGAATGGCTGGCGGAGACCTGGAAATTCGTCAAGCTGATCTTCCCTATCCTGCTGGCGGGTGTGTTTGTGGCCGGTGTTTTAAAAGCCGTGATTCCCCAGCACTGGATTGAAGTTTCCGTAGGCGGCAACAGCCTGTCGGCCAACCTGCTGGCCTCGGTGTTCGGCGCGCTGATGTATTTCTCCACTCTGACCGAGGTGCCCATCGTCAAGGCGTTTTTGGACATGGGCATGGGTAAAGGCCCGGCTCTGGCGCTGCTCCTGGCCGGCCCGTCGCTCAGCCTGCCCAACATGCTGGTGGTCCGCAACGTCATGGGCACCAAAAGGACCATCGTATATGTGCTGATTGTGGTGGTACTGGCCACAGTTACGGGTATGGTGTTTGGTAGCATTACGGGTTAG
- a CDS encoding thioredoxin family protein produces MEIKVLGPGCKNCKALENVVMDAVAELKVDAGVEKVEDPGKIVEAGVMMTPGLIINGKIKSTGKVPKKDAVKKMIQEEM; encoded by the coding sequence ATGGAAATTAAAGTTCTGGGACCCGGCTGTAAAAACTGCAAAGCGCTGGAAAACGTAGTGATGGATGCGGTTGCAGAACTAAAGGTTGACGCCGGGGTGGAGAAAGTGGAAGACCCGGGCAAAATTGTGGAGGCCGGGGTAATGATGACGCCGGGGCTGATTATCAACGGTAAGATTAAATCCACAGGCAAAGTGCCTAAAAAAGACGCCGTGAAAAAAATGATCCAGGAGGAAATGTAA
- a CDS encoding ArsR/SmtB family transcription factor → MDKIAEFYKALGDKPRLQILKMLSTQEMCVNEIIDRLNKSQPAISHHLKILKQAGLIVNNRDGKWIKYCINVNAFENILQGENEEVIKSYAQPIQRVLENLNPEKNGNYRQD, encoded by the coding sequence ATGGATAAGATAGCCGAGTTTTACAAAGCCTTGGGGGACAAACCCCGATTACAAATATTAAAGATGTTGTCAACCCAAGAGATGTGCGTTAATGAAATCATTGACCGTTTAAACAAGTCTCAACCGGCTATATCACATCACCTTAAGATTTTAAAGCAAGCAGGGTTGATTGTTAATAATCGAGATGGCAAGTGGATTAAATATTGTATTAATGTCAACGCTTTTGAAAATATTCTCCAGGGTGAGAACGAAGAAGTAATTAAAAGCTACGCACAGCCTATCCAAAGGGTGCTGGAAAATTTAAACCCAGAGAAGAATGGTAATTATAGGCAAGATTAA
- a CDS encoding cation diffusion facilitator family transporter: MGTKVFLAEIIGGYWTHSLALLSDAWHVLTDAGALGLTLLAILQARKASTMQNTYGFHRLEVVAAFINGATLFVISGWVLVEGIRRLWAPPDIRSQEMLIIAVVGLVANLLIALLLNTHAGDNLNVKSAFLHVVGDALASFGVITGGLLMMRFHWYIADPVISIGISLMLLRSAYYLTRETLHILLEGPPPEVRAEKIIKALQQIPGVKNIHDVHIWSITSGIPSLTMHVIVGAGINYQELLNKCNLILARDFAIIHSTIQLEQECRLAKQITCNLYSSSQGGGTTQHHHHHHKHHSLA, translated from the coding sequence ATGGGGACCAAAGTATTCCTGGCTGAAATAATCGGTGGCTATTGGACCCACAGCCTGGCCTTGCTCAGTGACGCCTGGCATGTGCTTACGGATGCCGGAGCCCTGGGCCTTACCCTGTTGGCCATACTCCAGGCACGCAAAGCATCAACCATGCAAAATACTTATGGGTTTCATCGCCTGGAAGTAGTGGCGGCTTTCATTAACGGAGCAACATTATTTGTCATCTCAGGTTGGGTGCTGGTTGAAGGCATCCGGCGCCTGTGGGCTCCGCCTGATATACGCAGCCAGGAAATGTTAATCATTGCTGTGGTAGGCTTGGTAGCTAATTTATTGATAGCTTTGCTGTTGAATACCCACGCTGGTGACAATTTAAACGTCAAAAGCGCTTTTCTGCATGTTGTCGGCGATGCGCTGGCATCCTTCGGAGTTATTACCGGCGGCTTGTTAATGATGCGCTTTCACTGGTATATTGCCGACCCGGTGATTAGTATCGGCATTAGTTTAATGCTGCTAAGAAGCGCCTATTATTTAACCAGGGAGACACTGCATATTTTATTGGAGGGGCCCCCCCCGGAAGTGCGGGCGGAAAAGATTATTAAGGCCTTACAACAAATACCGGGCGTTAAAAACATTCATGACGTGCACATTTGGAGTATTACCAGCGGCATCCCCTCCCTGACCATGCATGTCATTGTTGGTGCTGGTATTAATTATCAGGAGTTGCTTAATAAGTGTAATCTAATCCTGGCCAGGGATTTTGCCATCATTCACAGTACCATTCAACTTGAGCAGGAATGCCGGTTAGCCAAACAAATCACCTGTAACTTGTATTCATCCAGCCAGGGGGGCGGTACAACTCAACATCACCACCATCACCATAAACATCACAGCCTGGCATAA
- a CDS encoding arsenic resistance protein has protein sequence MRVAQFINKHMIKLLMGIIVLGLLVGYLLPGVGKQLQPFYPVALFIMLYPMMVGIKVGEVAGAAKRVGFMTVVMIMNYFISPLLAALLAHVFLAGYPDFAVGLILTGVVPCAGMIVAWTAMAKGNAPMTLVITVTSFLAGIVLIPLWMSALAGKYVPVDAWQMMKTILYTIVIPLILGNLTRVWLVKKWGPKYSWLK, from the coding sequence ATGCGCGTAGCTCAATTTATCAATAAACACATGATTAAGCTGTTAATGGGGATTATTGTGCTGGGGCTGTTGGTGGGGTACTTGTTGCCGGGCGTCGGTAAACAGCTGCAGCCTTTTTACCCGGTGGCCCTTTTCATTATGCTTTACCCGATGATGGTGGGGATTAAAGTGGGCGAGGTAGCCGGAGCGGCCAAACGGGTGGGGTTTATGACGGTAGTGATGATCATGAACTATTTTATTTCCCCTCTTCTGGCGGCGCTTTTGGCCCATGTCTTTTTAGCCGGCTACCCGGACTTTGCGGTGGGCCTGATCCTTACCGGGGTGGTACCCTGCGCGGGGATGATCGTAGCCTGGACGGCGATGGCCAAAGGCAATGCCCCGATGACCCTGGTGATCACGGTGACCAGCTTTTTGGCCGGGATCGTGCTCATTCCACTGTGGATGAGCGCCCTGGCCGGCAAATACGTGCCGGTGGATGCCTGGCAAATGATGAAGACTATTTTGTATACCATTGTCATCCCCTTAATCCTGGGCAATCTCACCCGGGTGTGGCTGGTAAAAAAATGGGGACCAAAGTATTCCTGGCTGAAATAA